The Yoonia sp. SS1-5 genome contains a region encoding:
- a CDS encoding LysR substrate-binding domain-containing protein, giving the protein MDITLLKTFLEVAATGSFVSASERLYVTQSAVSLRIQRLEDTLGKPMFTRSKAGAELTNAGREFERYALSIIRVWEEARQQVAIPEGFTRSLTIGAQYSLWPRLGFRWIDALRQDFPDLNIRAELGMPDRLTRFLIEGIMHVGLLYMPQLRPGLMAEQILEEELVMVASWPNPTMEISDRYVFIDWGPEFVGAHALALPELTNPGLTFSLGAMAAEYIVNRQAAAYLPARYVKRYLDAGQLHLVPDAPRFPYPVWAVWREDLDPALRNGAALALQTVATAAEADGDAVIEKLRDISEDGEVDILGLTEDT; this is encoded by the coding sequence ATGGACATTACATTGCTGAAAACCTTTCTGGAGGTCGCCGCAACCGGATCGTTTGTGTCAGCGTCAGAACGGCTCTACGTCACCCAATCGGCAGTATCCCTGCGCATTCAGCGGCTGGAAGATACGCTGGGAAAGCCAATGTTCACCCGGTCCAAGGCAGGTGCAGAACTGACGAATGCGGGTCGCGAATTTGAACGCTACGCGCTGTCGATCATTCGCGTCTGGGAAGAGGCCCGCCAGCAGGTCGCCATCCCCGAAGGCTTTACGCGATCCCTGACAATCGGGGCGCAATATTCGCTCTGGCCGCGTTTGGGGTTTCGCTGGATTGACGCCCTGCGACAGGACTTTCCCGATTTGAATATTCGGGCAGAGTTGGGCATGCCCGACCGCCTGACCAGGTTTCTGATCGAAGGGATCATGCATGTCGGCCTTCTCTACATGCCCCAGCTGCGGCCGGGCCTGATGGCCGAGCAGATATTGGAGGAAGAACTGGTCATGGTTGCATCCTGGCCCAATCCGACGATGGAGATTTCGGATCGCTATGTCTTTATCGACTGGGGGCCCGAATTCGTGGGTGCGCATGCGCTGGCCTTGCCAGAACTGACCAATCCGGGGCTGACATTTTCGCTGGGCGCGATGGCGGCCGAATATATCGTGAACCGTCAGGCCGCCGCTTATCTGCCTGCACGCTATGTCAAAAGGTATCTGGATGCCGGGCAATTGCATCTGGTGCCGGACGCCCCGCGCTTTCCCTACCCGGTATGGGCGGTCTGGCGCGAAGATCTCGACCCTGCCTTGCGCAATGGTGCGGCGCTGGCCCTGCAAACCGTCGCGACCGCCGCAGAAGCGGACGGTGACGCCGTCATCGAAAAGCTGCGCGACATCAGCGAAGATGGCGAAGTCGACATCCTCGGGCTTACAGAGGATACATAA
- a CDS encoding DUF481 domain-containing protein: MKNVFIIAAISGFMATGAAAQTTTFNNQDASADAVEALEEAIEDDRDRDLGRFGNEGREIGSYGSLAVRGTNVQSGDDSTTDIGLGLRYGAFDGVNGFDITASLSYGETDSETTKDTLLAGIDYRRDLTASTFAFGKLEAFFDNLAEAPADPTETAPVEQDVFVGAGLGYRIFNDNMMQWSVQAGPGYRSAKLAGGDEIEEAAASVSSNFFRSLSESSYVTNDTDVIYSETLTTVNNELALNVAMTQTLSLRTSYTSVFDVDQGPQEGTNTLGVSVIYNFN; encoded by the coding sequence ATGAAGAATGTCTTTATTATCGCTGCAATCAGCGGCTTTATGGCAACCGGCGCTGCCGCACAGACAACGACTTTCAACAACCAGGACGCATCTGCAGACGCTGTTGAAGCGCTGGAAGAAGCCATCGAAGATGATCGCGATCGCGACCTTGGTCGTTTTGGCAATGAAGGCCGCGAAATCGGCTCTTACGGCTCACTTGCGGTCCGGGGTACAAATGTTCAAAGCGGCGACGACTCCACAACCGATATCGGTTTGGGCCTGCGCTATGGTGCGTTTGACGGCGTGAACGGTTTCGACATCACGGCAAGCCTGTCATATGGCGAAACTGACAGTGAAACCACCAAAGATACATTGCTGGCCGGCATCGACTACCGCCGCGATCTGACAGCGTCGACTTTTGCCTTCGGCAAGTTGGAAGCCTTCTTTGACAACCTCGCAGAAGCCCCTGCTGATCCGACCGAAACTGCGCCAGTCGAACAAGACGTGTTTGTTGGTGCGGGTCTGGGTTACCGGATCTTCAACGACAACATGATGCAATGGTCCGTGCAGGCAGGCCCTGGCTACCGGTCCGCAAAACTTGCCGGTGGTGATGAAATCGAGGAAGCCGCAGCATCCGTGTCGTCCAACTTCTTCCGCAGCCTGTCGGAAAGCTCTTACGTCACAAACGACACAGACGTGATCTATTCGGAAACGCTGACAACCGTGAACAACGAACTGGCGCTGAATGTCGCAATGACACAGACGCTGTCGCTGCGCACCAGCTACACATCAGTTTTCGATGTGGATCAGGGACCACAGGAAGGCACAAATACGCTGGGCGTATCTGTGATCTACAACTTCAACTGA
- a CDS encoding acetylornithine deacetylase/succinyl-diaminopimelate desuccinylase family protein, producing MDDQPAFEQITALIRSREADLISLTQDLIRIPTLNPPGDCYREICEYLARRLTQSGFETELIRAVGTPGDSDTYPRWNIIARREGCHPGPCVHFNSHTDVVEVGNGWTKDPFGGALEDGKIYGRGACDMKGGLATSIIAAEAFIALFPDYSGAIEISGTADEESGGYGGVAYLAEQGYFSPQRVQHVIIPEPLNKDRVCLGHRGGWWAEIETFGEIAHGSMPFLGDCAVRHMGAVLTEFEDKLYPAMAARTTDMPVVPEGARSSTMNINSVHGGQPEQPADYTGLPAHCVPDSCRIVIDRRFLAEENIADVRGEVTALLDGLKATRDKFDYDLREINLVLPSMTDRAAPVVQVIASQIEKVLGKPAEFVASPGTYDQKHIDRIGKLKNCIAYGPGILELAHKPDEYIGVQDMIDSAEIMVRGLVDILLPQS from the coding sequence ATGGATGACCAACCCGCCTTTGAGCAAATCACAGCGCTGATCAGATCGCGCGAGGCGGATTTGATTTCGCTGACGCAGGACCTTATTCGCATTCCCACGCTGAACCCGCCGGGCGATTGCTATCGCGAGATTTGCGAATATCTGGCCCGACGATTGACGCAATCGGGGTTTGAGACCGAATTGATCCGCGCCGTTGGTACGCCGGGGGATAGCGACACATATCCGCGCTGGAACATCATTGCCCGTCGTGAGGGGTGCCACCCGGGCCCTTGCGTGCATTTCAACAGCCATACCGATGTGGTTGAGGTCGGCAATGGCTGGACGAAGGACCCATTTGGCGGCGCCCTTGAGGACGGCAAGATTTACGGGCGCGGGGCCTGCGATATGAAGGGCGGGCTTGCCACGTCCATTATCGCCGCCGAGGCCTTTATTGCGCTATTTCCGGATTATTCAGGGGCGATCGAAATTTCGGGTACAGCGGATGAGGAATCCGGTGGCTATGGCGGCGTGGCCTATCTGGCCGAGCAGGGCTATTTCAGCCCCCAGCGCGTGCAGCATGTGATTATCCCCGAACCTTTGAACAAGGATCGGGTTTGCCTTGGTCACCGCGGGGGCTGGTGGGCCGAGATCGAGACATTTGGCGAAATTGCCCATGGGTCCATGCCCTTTCTGGGCGATTGCGCGGTGCGGCATATGGGGGCGGTGCTGACAGAGTTCGAGGATAAGCTGTACCCGGCCATGGCTGCCCGGACGACGGATATGCCTGTCGTGCCTGAAGGCGCCCGGTCTTCGACGATGAATATTAATTCGGTACATGGCGGCCAGCCCGAACAGCCGGCGGACTATACCGGATTGCCCGCCCATTGCGTCCCCGACAGCTGCCGGATCGTGATCGACCGCCGGTTTCTGGCCGAGGAAAACATCGCCGATGTGCGTGGCGAGGTGACCGCCTTGCTGGATGGGTTGAAGGCGACGCGGGACAAGTTTGACTACGACCTGCGCGAGATCAATCTGGTCCTGCCAAGCATGACGGATCGCGCCGCGCCAGTGGTGCAGGTCATCGCCAGCCAGATCGAGAAAGTTCTGGGAAAACCGGCAGAGTTTGTCGCCTCGCCCGGGACCTATGACCAAAAGCATATCGACCGGATCGGCAAACTGAAAAACTGTATCGCTTACGGCCCGGGGATATTGGAACTTGCCCATAAACCTGACGAATATATCGGCGTGCAGGATATGATCGACAGCGCCGAAATCATGGTGCGGGGGCTGGTGGATATTCTGCTGCCGCAATCATAA